In the Malania oleifera isolate guangnan ecotype guangnan chromosome 1, ASM2987363v1, whole genome shotgun sequence genome, one interval contains:
- the LOC131165073 gene encoding tetrahydroberberine oxidase-like isoform X1: protein MICVYSVTIMGISCSAISSFLWISVSLMCFSWATSDPVQDSFLQCLSNHSQSSIVPVSAVTYAPSNSSYTSVLQAYIRNLRFMSSATPKPLFVVTPSHPSHIQSSVVCCRTHGLQIRIRSGGHDYDGLSYVSDVPFVIVDMFNLRSISIDIENESVWIQSGATLGELYYRIAEQSKTHGFPAGVCATVGVGGHFSGGGYGNMMRKYGLSVDNVVDAEIVDANGRILNRESMGEELFWAIRGGGGASFGVIVSWKIKLVPVPETVTVFRIEKTLEEGASEIVHRWQYVADKMHEDLFVRVVVLPATRNKERTIKAKFISLFLGNGNKLFALMGERFPELGLRREDCIEMSWVESVLHWSNYDNGTSADVLLDRIPQSQSFLKKKSDYVQEPISKTDLEGIMKKMIELQKPALTLNPYGGRMSEISESETPFPHRAGNIYKIQYSVTWKEEGDEALNRSLSMIRRLYDYMTPYVSKSPRASYLNYRDIDLGSNGNGNASYEEASVWGIKYFKGNFKRLVSVKSMVDPGNFFKYEQSIPAVTPILRNKVSRLERAWTFSVLLACAEFAL, encoded by the exons ATGATATGTGTGTACAGTGTAACCATCATGGGGATTTCATGCTCTGCAATTTCTTCATTTCTATGGATTTCAGTTTCTCTGATGTGCTTTTCATGGGCAACTTCAGATCCAGTCCAAGACAGCTTCCTCCAATGCCTTTCCAACCATTCTCAATCCTCCATAGTACCAGTCTCGGCAGTTACCTACGCCCCCAGCAATTCTTCATACACATCTGTCTTGCAGGCCTATATCCGAAACCTCAGATTCATGTCATCAGCAACCCCCAAGCCGCTGTTCGTCGTAACCCCTTCTCATCCCTCTCACATCCAATCTTCTGTTGTGTGCTGCAGGACTCACGGCTTGCAGATTAGAATTCGCAGCGGCGGCCACGATTACGACGGCCTCTCCTACGTATCGGACGTCCCTTTCGTCATCGTCGACATGTTTAATCTCCGGTCAATAAGCATTGACATAGAAAATGAAAGCGTGTGGATTCAATCAGGGGCAACTCTTGGCGAACTTTATTACAGAATTGCAGAGCAGAGTAAGACTCATGGCTTCCCCGCCGGTGTTTGCGCCACGGTTGGCGTCGGAGGGCACTTCAGCGGTGGCGGGTACGGCAACATGATGAGAAAATATGGTCTGTCGGTGGACAATGTCGTCGATGCCGAGATAGTAGATGCTAATGGCAGGATTCTGAATAGAGAGTCCATGGGGGAAGAGCTCTTCTGGGCAATTCGAGGAGGCGGCGGTGCTAGTTTTGGTGTAATTGTTTCGTGGAAGATAAAGTTAGTTCCCGTTCCAGAAACCGTCACTGTTTTCAGAATTGAAAAAACCCTGGAAGAAGGTGCAAGCGAGATTGTTCATCGATGGCAATACGTCGCCGACAAGATGCACGAAGATCTCTTCGTCAGGGTTGTGGTTTTACCGGCTACTAGAAACAAGGAGAGAACAATCAAAGCGAAGTTCATCTCTCTATTTCTCGGAAATGGCAATAAGCTTTTCGCTCTTATGGGCGAGAGATTTCCCGAACTCGGTTTGCGGCGCGAAGACTGCATTGAAATGAGTTGGGTTGAATCGGTCCTCCATTGGTCTAATTACGACAACGGAACATCCGCCGATGTTTTGCTCGACAGAATACCTCAGTCACAGAGTTTCCTGAAGAAGAAATCAGATTATGTGCAAGAACCAATTTCAAAGACTGATCTGGAAGGAATAATGAAGAAGATGATAGAATTGCAGAAACCAGCATTGACGCTGAATCCATACGGCGGAAGGATGAGTGAGATTTCGGAGTCGGAGACTCCATTTCCTCACAGAGCAGGGAACATATACAAAATCCAGTACTCAGTAACATGGAAAGAAGAAGGTGATGAGGCATTAAACCGCAGTCTGAGCATGATCAGAAGGCTCTACGATTACATGACACCATACGTATCAAAATCACCGAGGGCTTCGTATCTAAATTACAGAGATATCGATCTGGGTAGCAATGGAAATGGGAATGCGAGCTATGAGGAGGCTAGCGTTTGGGGGATTAAGTATTTCAAGGGCAATTTCAAGAGATTGGTGAGCGTAAAGTCCATGGTGGATCCAGGCAATTTCTTCAAATATGAACAAAGCATTCCTGCTGTTACACCTATTTTGCGGAATAAAGTTTCAAGATTGGAGAGAGCTTG GACTTTTTCAGTGCTGCTTGCATGCGCTGAGTTTGCACTGTAG
- the LOC131165073 gene encoding tetrahydroberberine oxidase-like isoform X2 — translation MICVYSVTIMGISCSAISSFLWISVSLMCFSWATSDPVQDSFLQCLSNHSQSSIVPVSAVTYAPSNSSYTSVLQAYIRNLRFMSSATPKPLFVVTPSHPSHIQSSVVCCRTHGLQIRIRSGGHDYDGLSYVSDVPFVIVDMFNLRSISIDIENESVWIQSGATLGELYYRIAEQSKTHGFPAGVCATVGVGGHFSGGGYGNMMRKYGLSVDNVVDAEIVDANGRILNRESMGEELFWAIRGGGGASFGVIVSWKIKLVPVPETVTVFRIEKTLEEGASEIVHRWQYVADKMHEDLFVRVVVLPATRNKERTIKAKFISLFLGNGNKLFALMGERFPELGLRREDCIEMSWVESVLHWSNYDNGTSADVLLDRIPQSQSFLKKKSDYVQEPISKTDLEGIMKKMIELQKPALTLNPYGGRMSEISESETPFPHRAGNIYKIQYSVTWKEEGDEALNRSLSMIRRLYDYMTPYVSKSPRASYLNYRDIDLGSNGNGNASYEEASVWGIKYFKGNFKRLVSVKSMVDPGNFFKYEQSIPAVTPILRNKVSRLERACAACMR, via the exons ATGATATGTGTGTACAGTGTAACCATCATGGGGATTTCATGCTCTGCAATTTCTTCATTTCTATGGATTTCAGTTTCTCTGATGTGCTTTTCATGGGCAACTTCAGATCCAGTCCAAGACAGCTTCCTCCAATGCCTTTCCAACCATTCTCAATCCTCCATAGTACCAGTCTCGGCAGTTACCTACGCCCCCAGCAATTCTTCATACACATCTGTCTTGCAGGCCTATATCCGAAACCTCAGATTCATGTCATCAGCAACCCCCAAGCCGCTGTTCGTCGTAACCCCTTCTCATCCCTCTCACATCCAATCTTCTGTTGTGTGCTGCAGGACTCACGGCTTGCAGATTAGAATTCGCAGCGGCGGCCACGATTACGACGGCCTCTCCTACGTATCGGACGTCCCTTTCGTCATCGTCGACATGTTTAATCTCCGGTCAATAAGCATTGACATAGAAAATGAAAGCGTGTGGATTCAATCAGGGGCAACTCTTGGCGAACTTTATTACAGAATTGCAGAGCAGAGTAAGACTCATGGCTTCCCCGCCGGTGTTTGCGCCACGGTTGGCGTCGGAGGGCACTTCAGCGGTGGCGGGTACGGCAACATGATGAGAAAATATGGTCTGTCGGTGGACAATGTCGTCGATGCCGAGATAGTAGATGCTAATGGCAGGATTCTGAATAGAGAGTCCATGGGGGAAGAGCTCTTCTGGGCAATTCGAGGAGGCGGCGGTGCTAGTTTTGGTGTAATTGTTTCGTGGAAGATAAAGTTAGTTCCCGTTCCAGAAACCGTCACTGTTTTCAGAATTGAAAAAACCCTGGAAGAAGGTGCAAGCGAGATTGTTCATCGATGGCAATACGTCGCCGACAAGATGCACGAAGATCTCTTCGTCAGGGTTGTGGTTTTACCGGCTACTAGAAACAAGGAGAGAACAATCAAAGCGAAGTTCATCTCTCTATTTCTCGGAAATGGCAATAAGCTTTTCGCTCTTATGGGCGAGAGATTTCCCGAACTCGGTTTGCGGCGCGAAGACTGCATTGAAATGAGTTGGGTTGAATCGGTCCTCCATTGGTCTAATTACGACAACGGAACATCCGCCGATGTTTTGCTCGACAGAATACCTCAGTCACAGAGTTTCCTGAAGAAGAAATCAGATTATGTGCAAGAACCAATTTCAAAGACTGATCTGGAAGGAATAATGAAGAAGATGATAGAATTGCAGAAACCAGCATTGACGCTGAATCCATACGGCGGAAGGATGAGTGAGATTTCGGAGTCGGAGACTCCATTTCCTCACAGAGCAGGGAACATATACAAAATCCAGTACTCAGTAACATGGAAAGAAGAAGGTGATGAGGCATTAAACCGCAGTCTGAGCATGATCAGAAGGCTCTACGATTACATGACACCATACGTATCAAAATCACCGAGGGCTTCGTATCTAAATTACAGAGATATCGATCTGGGTAGCAATGGAAATGGGAATGCGAGCTATGAGGAGGCTAGCGTTTGGGGGATTAAGTATTTCAAGGGCAATTTCAAGAGATTGGTGAGCGTAAAGTCCATGGTGGATCCAGGCAATTTCTTCAAATATGAACAAAGCATTCCTGCTGTTACACCTATTTTGCGGAATAAAGTTTCAAGATTGGAGAGAGCTTG TGCTGCTTGCATGCGCTGA
- the LOC131147891 gene encoding uncharacterized protein LOC131147891 gives MMKKGRTRPYYGEASLRSSEPPFNKDIMEDLLPSRFKMPAFERYEGLSDPIDHLDNFKMLMQLQGAPDAIMCRAFATTPKGTARDWYRTLRPGSVSSFQEMEQMFTGHFLSSRRVAKTTGHLMSMVQVERETLKNFMHRFNTATLEIRNLDMGVALATLTTALQLGSFLYSLGKKPPVDMGELMIPAEKYINLEKMMDTRGNRIERKRGNNNRESGDTYKSTHTDRQQELGQHHVLVGLGRDEDRQGTTEARLDPLGRIWRKHRSLLENNHVTGNNRDDPAAGNDVGRIPGG, from the exons atgatgaagaagggCAGAACCAGGCCCTACTATGGGGAAGCATCCCTAAGGTCCTCAGAGCCTCCATTCAACAAAGACATCATGGAAGATCTATTGCccagtagattcaagatgcccgcCTTTGAAAGAtacgaaggtttgtctgacccCATTGATCACCTGGACAATTTCAAAatgttgatgcagttgcaagggGCTCCTGACGCCATTATGTGTAGAGCTTTTGCTACCACCCCAAAGGGTACTGCCAGAGACTGGTATCGAACTCTTCGACCAGGATCTGTCAGTTCCTTCCAAGAGATGGAGCAAATGTtcaccggccacttccttagtagccggaGAGTTGCTAAAACAACAGGCCATCTAATGAGTATGGTGCAAGTGGAGCGGGAAACTCTAAAGAACTTCATGCACCGGTTCAACACAGCaaccctagaaatccgcaacttAGATATGGGGGTAGCTTTGGCTACCTTGACAACGGCTCTCCAACTCGGAAGCTTCTTATACTCCCTAGGTAAAAAACCGCCAGTGGACATGGGGGAATTAATGATCCCAGCAGAGAAGTACATAAACTTGGAGAAGATGATGGATACGAGAGGAAATCGCATAGAGCGGAAAAGGGGAAACAATAACAGAGAATCTGGAGACACCTATAAATCT ACGCATACTGATAGACAACAGGAGCTCggccaacatcatgttctggtcggtcttGGTCGGGATGAAGATCGGCAAGGAACGACTGAAGCCCGTCTTGACCCCCTTGGTAGGATTTGGAGGAAACACCGTTCACTCCTTGAGAACAATCACGTTACCGGTAACAATAGGGACGACCCCGCAGCAGGTAACGACGTTGGTAGAATTCCTGGTGGTTGA